ATGAGACAATTTTTTTATTTTTTTAAAAAATTTTTAATCTTATATTTAATAGATTTTAAATATAAGAAAAAATTTAATTTTAATACACAATTAAAATTATTCTTTATAATAATTTTTATGTTTATAAATAATATAAATCTTATGGCTGATCAATTAGATCATCAAAAAATAAACATTAATAAAAATTATTATTTAAAAAAGAAAAACTATCATTCTTTAAATTTTTTATTCAAAAAAAATTTAGAGAAAAAGGAAAAAAATATATATTTTATTAATAGTAAAAATCTAAAAAATGATTCTATTGTAGATTTACCTAAAATTAATTTAGAATTAAATAATAAAAGAAAATTATATAAAAATATGTTTCCTAATGATGATGTTTCTATTGTTAAAAAATTAGAATCATATAGTAATAATTTTGAAGAAAAAAATTTATTTGATTTTATATTAGAAACAAAAAGTATAATAGAAATAGGATTAAATAATAAGGAAAAATTATATAAAATATTACAAAATAATTTTTTAAATATAGCTAATGAAACATTAAATAATCAAATAAATTCTGGAATAAAAGATATATTTGGTTTATTTAATATAAAAGGAAAAAGTTTATTTAGTTTAAATTTAGATGAAAATCTAACTTTAGAAAATTCAGAGATTAAAATTTTATTTCCTCTTTTTGAAAAAAATGAATATTTATTTTTTTTGCAAGATGGTATTCATAAATCTGATAATAGAAACCAAATAAATTTAGGAATTGGTTTTCGTAAATTTTATAAAGATTATATGTTAGGTATAAATAATTTTTTAGACTATGATATTTTTCATGAAAATACAAGAACTAGTATTGGTATTGAATATTGGCAAGATTTTTTTAAATTAAGTGCAAATGCTTATATTAAATTAAGTGGTTGGACTCATTTAGATCAACAAAAAACATTTCCTAATGATGATTATATGCATCCAATTGAAAAAGATAAATTTTTTAATTATAATGAATATTATGAAAGACCTGCTAATGGATGGGATATTAGAATGGAAGGTATTTTTCCTAAAATACCGGAAATTACTTTAAAATTTTCTTATGAAAAATATTATGGGAATATAGGATTCAAGGAAAAAGTATTTAATCTTGAACATGAAAAATTATTTTTTCCGTACATAATGACTGCAGGGATTTCTTATAGACCTATACCTGCATTAGTTTTTTCTTGTGGAAAAACATTAACTTTATCAGGAGAAAGTAATACTAATTTTGGTATTAGTTTAGAATTAAAATTTGGTACTCCTTGGAATAACCAAATTCATCCTAATAAATCAGTAATAAATAATACATCTTCTATTAAAAATAAAAGATATGATTTTGTAAATAGAAATGATAATATCATTTTAGAATATAGAAAAAAACATGTAATAAAATTTCAAATAATAAAAAAAATAGTTAATTATCCTGGTACTGAAAATTCTTTAAATATAAAAATTAATACAGTTAATCTTTTTAAAGGTTTAGTCTTTGATAATTTAGTTGAATTTAATAAAAATAATGGTTATATTAAGAAAGATATTGGTGATAATTATATTGTTGTATTGCCTAGTTATAATTTTAAAAATGTTAATAAAAATCATTATTTAATAAAAATAACAGTTTTTGATGTAAATAATAATAGATCTACATCTTATGTAGATGTTATTGTGTTAAAACCTCTTATAAATAAAAATTTTTCAACATTAACTGCTTTTCCTAAGCAAATAATAGTTGATAGAGAAGCTACAAAACTTACATTTGAAGCAAGAGATATGAATAATAATATAATTGCTAATATGAAAAATGTAGAATTTTTAATTGAAGAGGGAGTTGCTAATAAACTAAATGTTCGTTTTTCTAAAATAATTGAAAACCCTAAGGGTACATATACTTCTAAAGTAGTTGCTTTAGCTACTGCTAAACTTATTTTTAAAGTAAAAATAGATAAAAAAATTGATAAAAATTTATCTGATGTAGTAAATGTAATAAATCCTTCAGCAGATAATATTCAAATTATTGCTAGTACTTATAAAAGTAAAGTTAGTGATGCAGTTCGTATAACTATACTTGTTTTTAATAAAATGGGTAGTAGATTAGCTAATGCTCCGGTTAGAATGGAAACAAGATCTATTAAAGATCGTCAAGGTAAAATACGTAGTGATTCTGGTTTATTACATGTTCATAATCTAATAACCGGAGAAAAATCTACTGGTAGAAATTTTTTATTTCGTACA
The genomic region above belongs to Enterobacteriaceae endosymbiont of Plateumaris pusilla and contains:
- a CDS encoding inverse autotransporter beta domain-containing protein; protein product: MFINNINLMADQLDHQKININKNYYLKKKNYHSLNFLFKKNLEKKEKNIYFINSKNLKNDSIVDLPKINLELNNKRKLYKNMFPNDDVSIVKKLESYSNNFEEKNLFDFILETKSIIEIGLNNKEKLYKILQNNFLNIANETLNNQINSGIKDIFGLFNIKGKSLFSLNLDENLTLENSEIKILFPLFEKNEYLFFLQDGIHKSDNRNQINLGIGFRKFYKDYMLGINNFLDYDIFHENTRTSIGIEYWQDFFKLSANAYIKLSGWTHLDQQKTFPNDDYMHPIEKDKFFNYNEYYERPANGWDIRMEGIFPKIPEITLKFSYEKYYGNIGFKEKVFNLEHEKLFFPYIMTAGISYRPIPALVFSCGKTLTLSGESNTNFGISLELKFGTPWNNQIHPNKSVINNTSSIKNKRYDFVNRNDNIILEYRKKHVIKFQIIKKIVNYPGTENSLNIKINTVNLFKGLVFDNLVEFNKNNGYIKKDIGDNYIVVLPSYNFKNVNKNHYLIKITVFDVNNNRSTSYVDVIVLKPLINKNFSTLTAFPKQIIVDREATKLTFEARDMNNNIIANMKNVEFLIEEGVANKLNVRFSKIIENPKGTYTSKVVALATAKLIFKVKIDKKIDKNLSDVVNVINPSADNIQIIASTYKSKVSDAVRITILVFNKMGSRLANAPVRMETRSIKDRQGKIRSDSGLLHVHNLITGEKSTGRNFLFRTNIIGEVVLRLSDPQGIGVKTELEFIADDYISKRVFFTFTVVTSPDSPDANMYGHMQDIIEVNKVKFLRPPLMQEYRGDVVRHHLNEDWAALTWDNGIYYCRTLKHGDIPTKYKLKYLLDAHSNDIFTVYGWPIVKDFVEVWTSSWIWQAYIPRPYYYYYDFAKKEEVEGINSSSFAVTCEVK